The Silene latifolia isolate original U9 population chromosome 4, ASM4854445v1, whole genome shotgun sequence region AACAACGAATTTTGATGCGCTGCTCCTTATGGGTGACAGGATATTGTGCTTGGCTGGTTGCTCACCTACGTATACATCTGAGACTGATAATCCTGGTTGTTCTCATCCTACGATCAGCGTGTCTTTTCTCATGTTCTCAGTGGTGCGCATTCGTCAAACATAGACCTCTGTCCGGATACCATAGACCTCCATCCTTATTCCTTATGCTCATGCACATTCCCCACAGTGCTGTTTAGAAGGTATTCTTTTGTTGTTTTAGTGTTCTTGCTATGGTTCCCTATTATTCTCTGGTTTTGAATGACTTGTTTTTAACATAGATTAGCCATTATTCGATGCAATTCTGCACCCATTTAACATTGAGTTGGTTAGAAGCAACCTCTTTGTGATGTAAAAACAACGGTAAGGATGCTGCAAACATTCGACCCCTTACCCTGCCATTGGCGGTCTGGAGTAACGTTGTTTTATCTCAATGCTCATCTCTAAAGTTTAATGTGGATCTGGAATTCATGGTCAGGTACAGGTCAGGGCAGCTTCCAGCACCGCTCTTCATCGTTGTTTATTAATTTGGTGTCGTTTCCTGGGGTTGGATTTTATGGTGCTGAACATGTCTTGCAGCGCAGCCATGAAGTCTTGGCTGTTACTCGGTAATCGTCTCAGTCTGTTTTTGTGCGTTGAAATAATTTTAGTATCTTCAAACTGAACGTTGATGTACTTGTGGTTTCTTTGAGTCACCGGCCTTTGAATTTGTTGTTTATTACTTTTATTCTGATCTTCCTCGGTCTGAATTTACAGCTCCTGGCCATTGCAGTTCTGGCGCAGATGGGGGTGGCAGTTTGATCTCGACAGCGTGTTAAGGTTGACAATCGCATCGGTAGTAACAAAGCACAGGTGACTATTTTGCTGACCTAATGTCTGTTGATTTTTGTCCCTTTGCACCTGTTTTGTCCCTCTTATTTCATTGCGATTTCTATTGCTTACTCTGAAATAGTATTTCTGTAGTGGTTCATGTCAATTTCCATCATTTTTCACATCATTGTTCTTGGCTATTACATGTATTCCTGTAGTGGTTCATTTAATTTCCACTTTTATCTAATCGTTCTTGTACTGGAATTCTGAACTCTTATCCTTTGTCAATTGCTACAATGAGGTCGCCTACATGAGAAAGAGGGGAGAATATTCTCTTATCATTTTTTATAGCTTTTGTAACATAGGTATCAGCCGTCATGGCTTTTGACTTTCTTGAATTTATTCGATCCCAGATCTAGGTTGATAAGTAGCTCAGTGGCCGGGCTTAGGTGTTGTCAAGGGTGCTGCCTTTATCGTGATGTAGGGTTTGTAGCTGAGACATTACATGTTCTCACACCTCGATAATATGGATAGTTAAGAGTATCTTTGGATTTATCATAGCATTAAAAAAGAGTATGTAAAGGCGTGAGTGTTTGACCGTCATACTTAGACAATTGTTCATGTAGCTATTGGACGTATACTGTGGTTTTATCGTAAATTCTTTTGACTGACCTAACTCTCTTTTACAGCTTTTAAAGAGAGCATAGATTTTATGAAGAGTGCATTATTGGCAGCTTTTGAAGGTTAGTGTGGAAAACCTTGTGGTTCTTTTTCTCTTGATTATTGCTGATCTGGTTTAAATATATCTTGCAGCACTTTCAATGGGAGCACTATTAGGGTTGAATGCTGTGCAAGGGCCTGTTTCAGTCGTAAAGAATTTTTTTATACCTTCTGAATCAGATGGGACCATTCGAATGGAGCTTGAAGATGCTATACCTTTGTTTTCGTTCTTGACCAGTATGTCACCAACTCACCATTGAATcttgtttaattgttattttttGGTGTTGATTGCAATCTAAAAACTTTTCCTATCTGTATTTAAGTCGGTCAGCTCGCTGTTGTGAGCATATTACCTGATGGGGGTTTGTGTCACTGCGTAGGTGGAGACATGTAAGGATCGAATTGCGTCTCTCATTGCAACTCTTAAACTAATGACCACGTGGGAGAGGCAACTGCTCGTCAAGTTAGATGGTGTATTACTTGGTGGGCGAGGTTTTGGCGCGGCAATGAAAGCTCTTTTTAGTTATCTTGGATCAGAATATGGAACCACTTTAACATTAGGTATTTTGATGCTTTATCGTTTTATTGAATGATTGCATGCTGCTTTCAAAATTAAGTGAAATGATTGCATGCTGCTTTGATTCGGTTTTATATTCTATTCATCATTGATTTCCTTAGACGCAAAAACCTGTAATATATAGACAATCTACTTCTAATAGGTCACTGAGTGGAGCTAAGTGAAATGATTGCATGCTGCTTTGATTCGATTTTATATTCTATTCATCATTGATTTCTTTAGACGCAAAAACCTGTAATATACAGACAGCTATCATAGAAGACGCAAAGGTAGATTAATCATTGACTGGAGCAACTCATGATCGAATTTCGACTCGATTTCTGCTGGCATTATACTTGATCTGTTCAGTGACCAATATACTTCTTATCTAAGTATCAATCTTCTGATGTGGATGTTGCTTATCATGCTTGGATGGTGAATTTCTCTTCTTTCCGTTTCCATCTGCATTGTCCTCATTTGAGCAAATCACTCAATTTGCCAACGACAAATGATTGCCTTCATTTTTGGACTATGACAGAACTCTTTCACCTATTGTTGCTAACCCCGACATGCCATTCATGTCTGAGGATGTTAGTTTTATCTTTCCTATGTTTATTTGGTCACTTCCCTTTTCTGTTTCTCAAAAATTTATAAGACAGTTTTACCTGTGAAACCAACCCATTATACATATAATTTAACGAGTTATACGTAGGGATattggttggtgtcacatgtgagaccgtcttataccAGACTCACTGTTATAGTGAAATTCCTTTGATCGGCAGTACATGTGATGGCGACGTATGTTTTTCCTCAGATGCGTTCTGTTGTGAAAGATGTGGCTAAACATTTCCCAACAGCTATAATTAGTGGAAGAAGTCGGGATAAGGTGGATTTCTGGCTGCTtctcaatatttttttttattcacTGATATTAGTTGCAAAAAGCATACATATTACCATGTTAAATATTTATTTTCTGCTTTTATTTGATTATGGAATAGTCGTCATCATCGTCTTCGTGTGCATGAAGATTTATGAATTGTAGGACTGACTGAACTGTATTATGCCAACAGTCATGGGATGGACATTATGACCCCTGTTAAAGGCTCTGCCTTTAATAGGCACCCTAACTGTATCAAGCTAACTGATAAGCAGGTATTTTTTTTATGAAGTAACTATAAGAAACACTTGCCGGAATACCGTCATAAAGGCAGAATATTAATTTACAAAAGGAAGTTGTAATCAAATAACACTAAAATTCCTTTACTTCCGAGACTCTTAGCTAAGCCTCAtcgaattttgactcgatttcTACTGGCATTATACTTGAACTGTTCAGTGACCAATCTACTTCTTATCTAAGTCTCAATTTAGGGTTTTGGTAGTTGCTTTTGCCTGTTTCTTCACGTACATAGTTAAGCCAGATATTCTAATTACTGATTGTGTGCTTGCTTTTTTTTTATGTATGTGTTTCTGTGAACGAAATAGTGATTGTTCGGCTTTTATTGCTGTTGTGAAAGGATATTTGTGGTTTGAGTTGATGTTTTTGTCGATTCGATTTGAGCGTAGCGTGCATTTGAAATAAATGTGATATATGTATGATAAGAGCGTATTGTGTATCGGATGTGGCGTATTTAGGATGCACTAGGTAATTTTTGATTGCGAAATTGTGTAACGTATAAATGAAATGATTTAGAATAGTGTCTGTGATCATTTTTTCCAGAATTTAGTCTTCTGGTTGTTCTTTTGATTAGGTTTTGTTTACAGTTCAATCGGAGTGTTAATTAAGAGCTTGCTTAAAATGGATGTAACATATGTATTATAAGAGCGTATTGTGTATTGGATATGGCTGGTTTATGATGACTTAGGTAATCCTTGATTGCGCGAGAGTGGAACATTTTAACGAAATGATTTAGTTATGAAGAGCTGTGATCGTTGTTTCGGGACTGTAACTGTTTGAAGTTATCATGGCAACGATGCCATATTTTGCTTGTAGTTGTAGTATGTATTCATGGTTTGGCAGTAGTATGGTGAGTTGGTGATTAGTTAAGGACCTAAGGTTGCTGGTTTTAAGGCAGTGGAGCAATTTTTGACGTAATTGATATTGTTGTATTCCATGTTTGGTTGAGCAATTTGGTCCTAAGCTTGTAATGGTTGAGCAATTTGGTCCTATATAGTTACTCTGACCTATTTGTTGCGGTCTCTATTCTTTTCCTTTTAAATAGAAGTATGAGTTGTCTACAACTCTTTGTTTTAAGCTGTGCATTCTTACAGGTATGAGTGAAACTTTGCGAATATTAGCTCAACTTATATGATATTAGCTCAACTTCCAGCGGCATGAAAATTGACGCTGCTTAGTAGTACATCAGAATTTTAAGTAAGAGAACATATTACTTGATGGATTGCTTAGCCCTCATTTTTCCCCATGTCAATAAAGTCCTGAAGCGTGAAGAGCTTAGGAGTTATGTAGTTATCTAATTTTATGTATTCATGTTTTCTGTCAAATATTGAGCATTTCTTAATTGATTTCTTTGGGTGGATGTAATCCTTATTATTCATGATTAATATATTGAGTATTTAATGTTGACTAAGAAAAAGGCAGTTTACGTTGCTATTTTGATATCTACTAATGAGGTCCGCTAGACGATTAGCCAATGAGATGATATCTACTAATAGGTAAGGGTTTATTCATCTCATTTTAATTTTACAGTTCTTCAAATAAGGGTTTGGCATTTTTTCTTCAGTATGAAGAACTTGCAAGTTTTGGTATGTAATGGTAAATTCGACTAATATTTAATTTTCTGGCTTTTATTTTATCATCTTCAGTTTTTTTTAAGACGCATTTCTTTTTACTGGTCTGAGATTTAGTGTGAATATCTTTGATTTATTATCAACTACCATTGAGTTTGGATGTTATGTAACTTTTGATTGGACTTTATTCTAATGTTGGATGACTTAGAAGGTCTTAGTATGGATATCTTTGATTTATCATCAACTacctttttaaaattaaatttctCTACTTCATGAATCTATCATGGTTTTAGTTGAGTCAAATTTAGTGAAGTGGGTGACAGGCTACTATATTATTCAGGAAAGATTATATCTTTTGGTGAAAGATTGTGAATTTCTAAAAGAGATTTAAACTTTAGTGTACAAGAGTAATTATCGTGTAATATCTGTAAGACGGTTGTATGAAAACACTCCATTATTACTAAAAAGACCGTCTCATATTGTAAGACGGCTGTATTTTATAATTTGTTATCTTCTAAAGGTGCTTGAAAGATAGGTGATTGAATTGGTTCATCTTGGTTTGAGTGGTGATAGGAGTGTTGTTCATTGCTTTCATGTTGAAGTTAGTGGCAGAAGTTGGAGTTTTGAGATGGTGGTAGGTTATTTTGATGGTGGTGATAGTGTTTCCGCCGGTTAAGTTGTTTCCGATAGAGTTGTGCCTCTAGCAGCATAATCACGGGGTCCAAATTTACTACTTTGTTAGCCCCTTGTACTGATGAATCCAGACATTGGGTTGTTGTCATAGCCTTTTTCTAACAGTATTCCTACATTGACTTAAGTAATTATAACAGCCACAACCATCTTGGAAAACTTCATGGATGTGGTGTAAATTCACATTATTGATAATTTGTGATGGTAGCGGGTTTTGCCGTTAGTATGTTTAATACTGGTTTATCTGGTATGTGTTGATTGGGTTTGTTATTTCCATTGCCGTCTTTCATCTTTTCTTGCGTAAGTATCATACGTATGTGTGTTCACAGGGCATGGGGTGCCGATGGTCATGGTCTTGGGCCGGAATTTATGTGCTGCATTAAGTTTTTCAAATGTTGAAGGTTTCGTTTATGAACTCGTGTAGTGCTAAAGCTGCAATTACATATAGCTAAATGCCTTTCCTATGTAGTTCGTTGTCACCAAAAGTGCTTTGAAGTCGAGTGGACTTTTGAAAAGTTCTGCTGGGATTGATTGGAACTTCAACAGAGGTGGTAAGCGAATATGTAATTGAAGCTTTACATACCACTTTTTACATCAAAGCTTTGATATGGTCGTATGATATAGCAAGCCGCATGCCGCTTATGAGTATGAGATGGACTGTCATTTTATTTGGTGGTTAGTATGTTGTTGCCAGTTGCATGTTAAGGATTTCAGTTGGGTAGTGCAAGGCAATATTTTGTGGAATTACCTGTAAATTGCGAAAATTCTAATTCAAATATACTGGCTTTATTTTCAttccttgattttttttttttaatttcttgaGCTGTGTCTATTCTTATTTTGGTACACTCTTATACTCCTAGGTGCTGATGGTGGCTGCTGTACAGATTGGAGTTGTGACATCCTTGTCGCTAAGAAGGTTAGTTTTGTTATGCAAAGCACTCTTAACAATAAAGTTAATCAGGATGCGATTGTTTTTTCTTTTCAAAAGATAGCCACTAGCTAAATACCATTCTGTCCATAGCCACATCGATAAGAATGTGTACTTCTTGATTAGCCCTAATTGAGcacattagtttgcatttatcTGTAGTCTGACTTAAGCCTGACCTACGCTTGATAGGTACAAGTTATTTTTTAAGGGGTCAGTTGACTTTGTTGATACTAAGGCCATGGCTCCGAAACTAAGCATGTGGCGTACTTATGATCAATGGCGCTTTCACTTCAGGATTGTAGAAGCATATTGTGTATTGTGAGTTGTGACTGACATAGGCCAATGAACACAATGACTTTACCCAAAGGAGTTCCGGTTTACACAAGCACACCCTTTGTTGGAATATTTAGGTGTTTCAAACTGGATCTTCGATTGTTCTTTTGGTTGAATTTTATATGGTCTTGGCACGATGCCTTGGAATTTTGGAGAACTTATGGGATGTATTTGCAGTAGTTGTTGAGGACGAGGAAGTTCGGGCTACAATTTAAAGTTAAATTTATTCTATTCGGTATGATTTTATGGCTGAGTGATTTGTTACTTTTTTTCCGCACATATTTGGTGTCTTGAAACTAATTGGAAAATGTTCTTGGTATAAACTTTAGGATATGGTCTCTTAGATGGGAGTCTCGTATTGACCGACATGTTTTTAATGTATATGCAGATAAAATTCTTCCGAAGATTGGAGAAGGCAACAGGCAGAACAACGGGTATGTGTAGCTATTTCATTTCATCATCTTGTAACTTTTCAATTACTTATTATTTGGTCAGGTTAAAGTTTTTTTGAGATGAGTTTCGTACAACGGAGAAAAATATTTGTGGGCAGTTTTGTATTCAAATAAGAAAGTGGAGCAAAATAGCAAATCATCATTCTCTTTACATAGTAATATTTTGTTCATATGAACATACTGCAACATTTTTGAGTTAGCATGTCGCTTCCTATGATGGCACGGCCCTGTCTTGACTAGAGAGTAAAAAACATGTATTCATTGGTGGTGGTATAGGCCGTATAGCCATATTGTATACGGCGAGTGATAAACAAGACGTGGTTAAGAAATTGGGTCACATTGTTGCTTGATGGACAACATTGGGTACCTTTGTGGACAGGGATAATGCCTACTTTATCGAGTATGTATCATTATTTTTTACATTTAAAAAATTAGGACTTTGTTTTAGTTTGTGAAAAAAAAGATACCTTTTCCTTCTTTAAGAGTTGATTCTTTCGATATAATAGTTGGAAGTTGATAAGTAGTATTCAGGTAGCGTTTTATCCCCTTTTTATATGCTTGTTTCGACTCTATTTTGTGTGCTTATCTTGTTTTATTGCCATCTATATGATCATTAAATAGTggttttaatataatttattacAAAAAAAAGTGTCATACTTGTAGAGCCTGGTACTGCTTTTGGTTGTTTTTATTTTGTAGAGATTAGTTCGTGAATTGAAGTTATCCGAGTTGTACCAGACGGGTCAAAGTATGTAAAGGAGAGGAGATTAGCAAGCAGAGAGTAAGCCCTTTGACCAAAAACAACATGAATCCCCCGGTCTCTCTATTTTAGTCGACAAACTACAATCAAATGGAGCACTATTTAGTATTTACCATTAACAACACACCAACTGGCTATCCGACTTGACACAGCAACAACAGCTTGCAATCAGAACCTGAGTTACCTTGCATCCACGAGAGCAATAACGTGGCAGCGAAACCAACCAACAGCAATCACCAACAACCGATGTATGATTTtgaagaaaagaaatgaaaaaaaaaaagactagcAAGACAATGTTGCCCCTCATTTAATGACCTGACAGCAGTTCTTATACTTGCGTTTTATGTCTACAGGGCGTCATTTCATTGAGTTTGACTAATATAAAAACAAAGAAAGGAAAGTACCCAAGGCCCAAGGGGGTCCTTCACTTAGAAATCAGGCGTACCATTTGTAGTATGAAAGAAACAGGAGAGTAGCCTTAGAGTAGtttaattagaaaataaaatccAACTCTCTTATTTGTTTTTCCCTTATAATTTGTTCTAGGGTTCATTTTTAGAATAGAATTAGTTATCAAATTACTTCAAGTTTTAATCTTTTTATAATTAAATATACTGGACCTATCTTATCTCATCTATGTAATTCTCTCTTCAAGTTGGTTCATTTATTTTCTCTTTAACTATGTAATTATGTTTTCGACATAATTACATAGTTGAAGTTTTATAATCAAGGATGTAACCTTTATATAATAAAGTCATAAAGGATCCAAACCCTTCAGACTATACAACATGTACAACAAGATAGCATACCTACCTAATGTCAACACTACATTCGGGATTACACTTTTAAAAACTGTTACAAAAAATGATTATTCAATAAAGGTACAAATACATACATTTATGTTTTAAGATGTCTAGAATATTGAAGATATTACTAACAAATCTCAAGCTTTGTAATCTTCTAACTTTAGCAATTATTATGTGTATCCATTAGAATTAACTCGGGATATTGCTTGTCCTTGACTGATTTTCTGAATGTTCACATCCCGAAGCCCACTCTGATTTACACTTTTAATGGACAATGCTTCGAATATATACCCTTTTTAATATCCATTTTATTGAAGTAAGACTTAAATAAAGATAACAACAATTGATTACTATCGTGGATTATTATATAACGCGTAAAGTCTTCGCAATTCGCCAAACCATATAGTTATGTAATACCAAGCGTTTCTGAACAAGATATTAATACTTCCGTGTGCTTTTAATGCTTAGATATTTCTTGGGTTCTTCAGTGTCAAAACTGCCCAACGCTTAATCTTATTCGGAAAATACAAGCGCGGTGGTCGTTAAATTTAGCATTACCACCGATCGTTGCACTTCCGCATTCAAGCTTGGACAACTGCTTAAAATAAAAATTCATAGCTACACTGAATAGCTAGCCACCAGGCACCAACCAACCCCCAACGGGTCTTTACACTTATAATGAGCCATCTTTTTTGTTGTGTACAGTTGCATATATGTATAGTTCCGCAACTAAATTTTCATTTCGATGCGTTCATATGTGCTCGCCTTTTCATAAGAATTTCCGTCGTATATGCAGGAACATGGGGGTTACCTTGGCTACATTGAAGACAAATTAAAAGCTACTAAGGTGTACACCGAGGTTGTGCTGACCACGGCTCTTACCCAAACTCAGGAGCTGAAGTAGGTGCTCCGACAGGTCTCTCACCAAAGGGTCCGTGGCAACATTTACAGCTTTAGGTCCACTTTTGTCTCCGATGCACGTTTGGAAGAATAAGAAGGAAAACGCTCCAGGGTTAGGCTTCCTTGAAACAGTTGCACGGACATTGGACATGACGCGAAACTAAATAGCTATATTTTTAATGAAGCGGATGCTTAGAAACATGCCAAATTGCCAACTATACAAGGCTGCATTTTGTGTATAAGTAATTAGCTATTTTGCAGAACTGTCTTGCTCATGACATgaatttctcattttgccccATTTGAGTCATATCGACTTAGTATCTAGGCGTTGTTTCCTTCCTCTATTATGCCTTTCCGGTGTTGCGGACTTTAACCGGACTTGTTATTCAACTGTTAGCCCGTACATTGTGGACCCGAAAATGTGCACAAGTAGGAACGTTAACCAGCCAATGTGTCTGAAATGTTTCGCAACAAATATGGTGTAGTAGTTAGAATGTTATTCTAAAGCCTTGCAGGTGATACCCACAACACAATCCTATAAACCTTTCGACAATGGATACCAAAATTCGGGCCTCCGCGCCCGGGAGGGCGCGGCGCAACGACTAGTAaaagtaaaagtttccaaaataagaaaggggaagaaaacctgaataatccgttttaggaaatagggaagaatctatatatatatatatatatataaaagagagttttttcgagcgatctgagagcgtccacatcatcaaaaatcaatttaggaaagtataatttttgatgtaaaaaataaagtagagaatcttttaattattataatatgtatatttcctaaattataatCAAGTGATAAttctaatttttatatcaaacttttacatttcatttggcaaaaaaatatcgttaaaaaaattatgaaaataatataattagctttgtggtaaaaaatgctatcattagagtataaatttcatattatttgcacatattaaaggtggtgtacttcttaatatgtaaaattgtgtactttttagtatgttttgtcccacattggaaaataagtaggtgtgatgaatatactacatataaatagtagaattgtcccacatcgaaagattattATAAGGTAGTGTGatactatgattataaataggagacatatttggaacttatgtatcaacCCAAAAATTTGTGAGTCTCATAAATATCGTTTTAAAGAGCTCTCTTAagattttttattattatctctacaatatgatataaaaaataaagtggagattgATGATAACTACTCggaaaagagttaagaacatgaacaagagaaGCAAAATGTCACTTAATATTGGTGTCACATAGACAACCTATAATGACAAAgagttttactaatggttgtctcctaacacagtacaaaactaaagatttacTAATGGTTGTGTCCTGAATGcactaatagagcgttaatgtgtcgttatatgtacgatataGAGATCTCTATCTAATGATCGTCGATCGAGACTAAGtagttttaccttcaaagaaaaacaaTACGTATACAATAAtggttttttaagaagagacatttacttcttggtatgttatatctttcacatttaaaaataatgtaggcatgatgaacatactacgtctaaataattaaattatgtatctcacatcgaaagaatagtataTAAAAAATATGTATTTTTTAGTAGGGTGAAATTTAAATAGGagacatccttgaaacttagataTTAATACAAAAAAATTtatatataaaagatatgtagtttttagtatgttatatgccccacattgaaaaataatgtaggtgtagtgaatatataatgtataaataatagagttgtctcatatatatacattttctatattatattaaagtgatgtttataattttgatataaaaactttatattcatttgacaaaaaagtatcgtatgaaaattatataattagatggtGACAAAAAAATGGTATCATTAGAGTGCAGAttctattgtattttctcattattaaatcgagttgatgtcaaagtaggtgcgaaaaaatggtgtacttagtatgttatttgtcctacattgaaaagtaatgtaagtgtggtgaatatactatgtatatatattagaattgtcccacgtcggaagattaccataaggcagggtgatcttttgattataaatagaagtcatagcccaaaatcttttgagtctgttaagtattgtcttggagagctcttaaaagtttatataattattttccacctatagattttatatgtcccacattgaaaaataatgtatgtGTGGTAAATATATTaagtttaaataatataattagaattgtattaaaaaaaatctattattagagtataggttcatatcatttgcatatattttaattatgataaaaaaaaatagaatacaaacgtatgaatattaatagatttttttaattttatttttattttttatttttataatatagtatttgcttattattaaatctggttggatgtcgaattaggttaaatatgttattcgtctcacattgaaaaatgtGATAcatatatatactacgtataaatagttgaattgtcccacatcagaagattatcataaggtggggtgatcccatgattataaataggatttatctttggaacttaggtatcaccccaaatatattgaatctctcaaaatatacttattatataagagactttaaacataatcttgaattaaatgttaaatttttaaagttgtaacatttttttaggtgggagaaagagcgataaaatggtAAATATTATAACTGAAATTTTTCATTataccctcgaattttggtagaggttaccatgagaaattttcaatattataatgatatagttaattaaattttcatttaaaagaaagagatatccgtaccaataaaacaataaaggggatattattctttaattgttattttattgccatgccatcaaacttaacgtccatttaacagcctttacattaggga contains the following coding sequences:
- the LOC141651974 gene encoding uncharacterized protein LOC141651974, with the protein product MTTWERQLLVKLDGVLLGGRGFGAAMKALFSYLGSEYGTTLTLGADGGCCTDWSCDILVAKKIKFFRRLEKATGRTTGMCSYFISSSCNFSITYYLVRLKFF